In one window of Bradyrhizobium sp. AZCC 1721 DNA:
- a CDS encoding tautomerase family protein: MTFIHVMTPQGRLNADQRRVLAKTLTDAVLVPEVGKLTPEARRGYQVHFVERPLDMIAHGGELLSDKPSDVMVLDVVVMDCCWTREDRATVIRNIHAALADACGMKTPSPGWWINFRIIEEGSWGSRGGVLSFLDLLDHGASHFSPERAASIRTALAVKYER; this comes from the coding sequence ATGACGTTTATCCATGTGATGACGCCGCAGGGACGGTTGAACGCCGATCAGCGGCGGGTGCTGGCAAAAACGCTGACGGACGCCGTCCTCGTGCCGGAGGTCGGCAAGCTGACGCCTGAAGCGCGCCGCGGTTATCAGGTCCATTTCGTCGAGCGCCCGCTCGACATGATCGCGCACGGCGGGGAACTGCTCTCGGACAAGCCCAGCGACGTGATGGTGCTCGACGTCGTGGTGATGGACTGCTGCTGGACGCGCGAGGATCGCGCCACCGTCATCCGCAATATACACGCCGCGCTTGCGGACGCCTGCGGGATGAAGACGCCCTCGCCGGGCTGGTGGATCAATTTCCGTATCATCGAGGAAGGAAGCTGGGGTTCGCGCGGCGGCGTGCTGTCGTTCCTCGACCTGCTCGACCATGGCGCATCGCACTTTTCGCCGGAACGCGCCGCGTCAATCCGCACCGCACTCGCCGTCAAATACGAGCGATAG
- a CDS encoding DUF1488 family protein, with protein MTLARGNIGGYEFDRMVLLFSMMDGPREIPCAVSASAMDALEHASRTATSQREEQFLRLRDRIEQCASRKFEAGEFEGTPPGIILRSIDFRG; from the coding sequence ATGACACTCGCACGCGGAAACATTGGCGGTTACGAGTTCGACCGCATGGTGCTGCTGTTTTCCATGATGGACGGCCCGAGGGAAATACCCTGCGCGGTCAGCGCCTCCGCGATGGATGCTCTTGAGCATGCCTCGCGTACGGCGACCAGCCAGCGCGAAGAACAATTCCTTCGGTTGCGCGACCGCATCGAACAATGCGCGTCGCGCAAGTTCGAAGCGGGGGAGTTCGAGGGGACCCCGCCCGGCATCATCCTGCGCAGCATCGATTTTCGCGGCTAG
- a CDS encoding crotonase/enoyl-CoA hydratase family protein translates to MSAEGTIRTEIHDRIFKIIIDNPAKKNAFSPAMMEQLSDALTELHNNDSYWVGVICAEGKDFTAGLDMPKFFGPNAEKRNVREGNVDVFGLQKRCKKPIVSAVQGIVFTVGIELMLAGDIVVAADDARFCQMESRRGIAPLGGAHFRFLSRTGWGNAMYHLFLCDEFSAARAREIGLVQEVVPAGQQIERAMALAKIIAGNAPLGIQVTKEAALKYVEHGEAAAIAYIPKVRERVLNSADAREGIQSFIERRAAVFQGR, encoded by the coding sequence ATGAGCGCCGAAGGAACAATCCGCACCGAAATCCACGATCGCATCTTCAAGATCATCATCGACAACCCGGCCAAGAAGAACGCGTTCTCGCCCGCCATGATGGAGCAATTGTCGGACGCGCTGACGGAGCTCCACAACAACGACAGCTATTGGGTCGGCGTCATCTGCGCCGAAGGCAAGGATTTCACCGCCGGCCTCGACATGCCGAAATTCTTCGGCCCCAACGCCGAGAAGCGGAATGTTAGGGAGGGCAATGTCGACGTCTTCGGCCTGCAGAAGCGCTGCAAGAAGCCGATCGTGTCAGCGGTGCAGGGCATCGTGTTCACCGTCGGAATCGAGCTGATGCTGGCGGGCGACATCGTCGTCGCCGCCGACGACGCCCGCTTCTGCCAGATGGAATCCAGGCGCGGCATCGCCCCGCTCGGAGGTGCGCATTTCCGCTTCCTGTCGCGCACCGGCTGGGGCAACGCTATGTATCATCTGTTCCTGTGCGATGAATTCAGCGCAGCGCGCGCCCGCGAGATCGGGCTGGTCCAGGAAGTCGTGCCGGCCGGCCAGCAAATCGAGCGGGCGATGGCGCTCGCCAAGATCATTGCCGGCAATGCGCCGCTCGGCATTCAGGTCACCAAGGAAGCGGCGCTTAAATATGTCGAGCACGGCGAGGCGGCGGCCATCGCCTACATTCCAAAAGTCCGCGAGCGCGTGCTCAACAGCGCCGATGCGCGCGAGGGCATCCAATCCTTCATCGAGCGTCGCGCTGCGGTGTTTCAGGGCAGGTAG
- a CDS encoding winged helix-turn-helix domain-containing protein has translation MRYLFENYTLDTEKRELLRGADAVSIAPQAFDLLDYLIRNRERVVSKDDLIVGVWNGRIVSDAALTTRLNAARNAIGDSGEEQRLLRTLARKGFRFVGQVQEERGGAAPDNWAEPPKHFLPLPSKPSIAVLPFVNLSLDPEQEYFADGVVEDITMALSRFHWLFVIARNSSFTYKGRSVDMRQVGRELGVRYVLEGSVRKAGNRLRIAGQLIDAETGAHLWADHFDGELKELFDLQDHVTSSVVGAIAPKLQREEIKRAKRKPTENLDAYDYYLRGLSSASRWTKDANVEALRLFCKAVELDHGLACAYGMAAWCYVRRKARGWMDERVQESAEAVRLARKAVLLGEDDPIALCMGGYALAFVAHEFDDATAFMDRGLAVNPNLGRSWMLSAWLRVWRGEPDLALEHAAHAMRLSPLDPSTYALHGAMAYAHFLAGRYDTASSCAESSLRFNPTFLLATCISAASNALAGRLDLAQRAMSRALECNPNLRATNLRDLAMFRREADFATFAKGLRNAGLPD, from the coding sequence TTGCGCTATCTCTTCGAGAATTACACGCTTGACACCGAAAAGCGTGAACTGCTCCGCGGAGCGGATGCGGTGTCAATTGCACCTCAGGCTTTTGACTTGCTTGATTACTTGATTCGAAACAGGGAGCGCGTCGTCAGCAAAGACGACCTCATTGTTGGCGTTTGGAACGGACGCATTGTATCTGATGCTGCATTGACGACCCGCCTGAACGCCGCACGGAATGCGATCGGCGATTCCGGCGAAGAGCAACGCCTCCTCAGAACACTGGCGCGGAAGGGCTTCCGTTTTGTCGGGCAAGTGCAGGAAGAGCGAGGCGGCGCGGCGCCCGATAACTGGGCAGAACCGCCGAAACACTTCCTGCCGCTGCCAAGCAAGCCTTCAATTGCTGTCCTCCCATTCGTCAACCTGAGCTTAGATCCAGAGCAGGAGTATTTTGCCGACGGCGTCGTAGAGGACATCACCATGGCGCTGTCGCGCTTTCACTGGCTCTTTGTGATCGCGCGCAATTCGAGCTTCACCTACAAGGGCCGAAGTGTAGACATGAGGCAGGTCGGTCGCGAGCTTGGGGTGCGCTACGTACTCGAAGGCAGCGTGCGCAAGGCAGGAAATCGCCTGCGCATCGCAGGGCAGCTTATTGATGCCGAAACGGGAGCGCATCTGTGGGCTGACCACTTTGATGGTGAGCTCAAGGAGCTGTTTGATCTACAGGACCATGTGACTTCCAGCGTGGTGGGGGCAATAGCACCAAAACTGCAGCGCGAGGAAATCAAGCGGGCAAAGCGCAAGCCAACTGAAAATCTGGATGCATACGACTATTATCTGCGGGGGCTGTCCAGCGCTAGTCGGTGGACCAAGGATGCGAACGTCGAGGCGCTCCGGCTCTTTTGCAAGGCAGTCGAGCTCGATCATGGTCTGGCCTGCGCATATGGCATGGCTGCGTGGTGCTACGTGCGGCGGAAAGCGCGTGGTTGGATGGACGAACGCGTTCAGGAAAGTGCGGAAGCTGTACGGCTGGCTCGGAAGGCGGTGCTGCTGGGCGAAGATGACCCCATTGCACTGTGTATGGGTGGGTATGCGCTCGCCTTCGTAGCTCATGAGTTCGACGATGCGACGGCGTTCATGGACCGGGGACTTGCGGTAAATCCTAACTTGGGGCGAAGTTGGATGCTTAGTGCGTGGTTAAGAGTTTGGAGAGGTGAGCCGGACTTAGCACTTGAGCACGCTGCGCATGCCATGCGATTGAGCCCGCTCGATCCTTCCACGTACGCCTTGCATGGGGCCATGGCCTATGCCCATTTTCTCGCAGGCCGCTATGACACGGCGTCGTCATGCGCCGAAAGCTCTTTGCGTTTCAATCCGACTTTCCTACTGGCCACATGCATTTCCGCAGCGAGCAATGCGCTCGCGGGGCGACTTGACCTGGCGCAACGAGCGATGTCACGAGCACTCGAATGTAATCCCAATTTGCGCGCCACCAATCTGAGAGACTTAGCGATGTTTCGTCGGGAGGCGGACTTCGCCACCTTCGCCAAAGGTCTCCGGAATGCAGGCCTTCCCGATTAA
- a CDS encoding cupin domain-containing protein, translating to MRSQFIPAIFLLTGLGAGLDNPASAQQQGAPAPNIAKPNMVLQQIVEGLPKDDKQTVRVMTATFKPGDKTVYHTHRFPVTVYVLEGAFTLELEGRPPLNVKAGEAMVEPPNVPMTGYNRSATEPTKVVIFYVSANDTPFLDLHSH from the coding sequence ATGCGCAGCCAATTCATCCCGGCCATTTTCCTTCTCACCGGCCTCGGCGCTGGCCTCGACAATCCCGCATCGGCGCAGCAGCAAGGAGCGCCTGCGCCGAATATCGCCAAGCCGAATATGGTGCTGCAACAGATCGTCGAGGGATTGCCAAAGGATGACAAGCAAACCGTGCGGGTGATGACCGCAACGTTCAAGCCGGGCGACAAGACCGTGTATCACACCCATCGCTTTCCAGTGACGGTCTACGTCCTCGAAGGCGCCTTCACGCTCGAACTCGAAGGCCGTCCACCGCTTAACGTCAAGGCCGGCGAAGCGATGGTCGAACCGCCGAACGTGCCCATGACCGGCTATAACCGCAGCGCCACCGAGCCGACCAAGGTGGTTATCTTCTATGTCAGCGCGAATGACACGCCGTTCCTGGACTTGCATTCGCACTAA
- a CDS encoding DUF4864 domain-containing protein: MRALALVLAFLIGLGTPALADDVATAQSVIRAQEQAFIRDDAAAAYSHAAPEIRQIFPQADIFMQMVRQGYAPVYRHKSFEFGEARSANGRIAQRVHIVDDNGEAWEAMCTLEQQPDGSLKITGCSLLKAGQAV, translated from the coding sequence ATGCGCGCTCTTGCTCTGGTTCTCGCATTCCTGATCGGGTTGGGCACCCCTGCCCTCGCCGACGACGTCGCTACTGCCCAGAGCGTGATCCGCGCGCAGGAGCAGGCGTTCATCCGCGACGACGCCGCGGCCGCCTATTCCCATGCCGCGCCCGAGATCAGGCAGATCTTTCCGCAGGCCGACATCTTCATGCAGATGGTTCGGCAAGGCTACGCGCCGGTCTATCGCCACAAGAGTTTCGAATTCGGCGAGGCGCGTTCAGCCAATGGCCGGATCGCGCAGCGCGTCCATATCGTCGACGACAATGGCGAGGCGTGGGAAGCGATGTGCACGCTGGAGCAGCAGCCGGACGGCAGCCTGAAGATCACGGGCTGTTCGCTGCTGAAAGCGGGACAGGCGGTATGA
- a CDS encoding DUF1127 domain-containing protein translates to MSAIREPIELGPATAKRQAYSPLEAYWNAFQEWRKREKLRTELCRLTDSELADIGITRGEIDYVASSRSISLDPLHWMSDIGTRR, encoded by the coding sequence ATGAGCGCGATTCGGGAGCCTATCGAGCTGGGACCAGCAACCGCAAAGCGGCAGGCCTACAGTCCTCTCGAAGCATATTGGAATGCATTTCAGGAGTGGCGCAAACGCGAGAAGCTGCGAACCGAGTTGTGTCGCCTGACGGACAGCGAGCTTGCGGACATCGGTATCACGCGCGGCGAGATTGACTACGTCGCCTCAAGCCGCTCAATCTCGCTGGATCCCCTCCATTGGATGTCTGATATCGGCACCCGAAGGTGA
- a CDS encoding MFS transporter has translation MFVPDSRRAWIRLVVAVLIGSLGSVGMWSVVVALPVVQTEFAASRGTASLAFTMVMLGFGSGGVLTGKITDRYGIVTAIGLGIGILGLGYVVAGMSTSIWHFILVHFAIGLSSSATFGPLMAEASHWFDRYRGLAVAIAASGNYIGGTIWPPLVNFGIEQLGWRTSHIAIGIFTAVAMTLALIGLRMLMGAGGQRDHDNAAPPRVDLKLSTNALTAILSLAAIACCVAMSMPQVHIVAYCGDLGYGVARGAEMLSLMLGFGIISRIGSGFLADKIGGIRTLLIGSFAQGTALLFYLFFDSLTSLYIISAMFGLFQGGIVPSYAIIVREAMPASEAATRVGIVIFASVFGMSFGGWISGAIFDATGSYGAAFANGLAWNALNITIMVLLLMRARQRLAMA, from the coding sequence CTGTTCGTTCCCGATTCGCGCCGGGCGTGGATCCGGCTTGTCGTGGCCGTGCTGATCGGCTCGCTCGGCAGCGTCGGCATGTGGTCGGTGGTGGTCGCGCTGCCGGTGGTGCAGACGGAGTTTGCCGCGAGCCGCGGCACCGCGTCGCTGGCCTTTACCATGGTGATGCTCGGGTTCGGTTCCGGCGGGGTGCTGACCGGCAAGATCACCGACCGCTACGGCATCGTCACCGCGATCGGGCTCGGCATCGGCATTTTGGGCCTCGGCTATGTCGTCGCGGGAATGTCGACCTCGATCTGGCACTTTATCCTGGTGCATTTCGCCATCGGGCTGTCCTCGTCCGCCACCTTCGGCCCGCTGATGGCGGAGGCCTCGCACTGGTTCGACCGCTATCGGGGGCTCGCGGTCGCGATTGCCGCTAGTGGCAATTACATCGGCGGCACGATCTGGCCGCCGCTGGTGAATTTCGGCATCGAGCAGCTCGGCTGGCGCACCAGTCATATCGCGATCGGCATCTTCACGGCGGTAGCGATGACGCTGGCGCTGATCGGCTTGCGGATGCTGATGGGCGCGGGAGGCCAGCGCGACCACGACAACGCGGCGCCGCCGCGCGTCGATCTAAAACTCTCCACAAACGCGCTGACGGCGATTCTGTCGCTCGCCGCGATTGCCTGCTGCGTGGCGATGTCGATGCCGCAGGTGCACATCGTCGCCTATTGCGGCGACCTCGGCTATGGCGTGGCGCGCGGCGCGGAAATGCTGTCGCTGATGCTGGGCTTCGGCATCATCAGCCGGATCGGAAGCGGCTTTCTCGCCGACAAGATCGGCGGCATCCGCACGCTTTTGATCGGGTCGTTCGCGCAGGGCACGGCGCTGTTGTTCTACCTGTTCTTCGACAGCCTGACCTCACTCTATATTATCTCGGCGATGTTCGGCCTGTTCCAGGGCGGCATCGTGCCGAGTTATGCGATCATCGTGCGCGAGGCGATGCCGGCCTCCGAAGCGGCGACCCGCGTCGGCATCGTGATCTTTGCTTCCGTGTTCGGCATGTCGTTCGGCGGCTGGATCTCGGGCGCGATCTTCGACGCCACCGGCTCCTACGGCGCCGCGTTCGCCAATGGGCTGGCGTGGAACGCGCTCAACATCACGATCATGGTGCTGCTGCTGATGCGGGCACGCCAGCGGCTGGCGATGGCGTGA
- a CDS encoding TetR/AcrR family transcriptional regulator gives MTSDTRAKMVAGAANLMSRRGVNATSMREVVRHTGTPRGSIGHHFPRGKQQLIEDALVFAGKQVSGPLEQLTQSRGAIAGLRTFIALWRQTLEKSKFQAGCPVLAVAVEQYVNDATEKGGEPDEAAQRHLLDLADGVFADWQRIMLTALRREGVAPARARRLAALVIASTEGTVAMCRAARSAQPLDDVRQELEWLLSSALAK, from the coding sequence ATGACGTCGGATACCCGCGCAAAAATGGTGGCAGGGGCCGCCAACCTGATGAGCCGCCGCGGCGTCAACGCCACTAGCATGCGTGAGGTGGTCCGCCACACCGGCACGCCGCGCGGTTCGATTGGTCATCACTTTCCGCGGGGCAAGCAGCAGTTAATCGAGGACGCGCTGGTATTTGCGGGCAAGCAGGTCAGCGGGCCGCTGGAGCAACTGACGCAGTCGCGCGGCGCGATTGCGGGTCTGCGCACCTTCATCGCGCTGTGGCGTCAGACGCTGGAGAAGTCGAAATTCCAGGCCGGTTGTCCAGTGCTCGCAGTCGCGGTCGAGCAATATGTCAACGATGCGACCGAGAAGGGCGGCGAACCTGACGAAGCCGCCCAACGCCATCTGCTCGATCTCGCCGACGGCGTGTTTGCCGACTGGCAGCGCATCATGCTCACGGCGTTGCGCCGCGAGGGCGTGGCGCCTGCGCGCGCGCGGCGGCTGGCGGCGCTCGTCATCGCATCGACCGAAGGAACGGTCGCAATGTGCCGCGCCGCGCGCAGCGCCCAGCCGCTTGACGATGTCAGGCAGGAACTCGAATGGCTGTTGTCGAGCGCGCTGGCGAAGTAG
- a CDS encoding LysR family transcriptional regulator produces the protein MRNPAAEVHNGRMFDWNDLKYFLAVARHGSTIAAGKALGTSQSTVHRRLEELERRLGRALVTRQNTGYRLTEYGNTLLKYAERIEAAVDDFQRRATDVEQELKGVIRVTCPEPIVYRMTQSTLIDRFHARYPQLRVEFITSDRYLDLSKGEVDVAFRSGDTDDELVGRKIADSVWAVYASLGYIERHGKPERTEDLSRHLLVGFDETLANHRAAKWLKEVAPGAPMPVRNNSVLGLVSAVKSGVGLGPLPTALGDAEPDLVRVLGPIPELTRSWRLLAHPDIRRVPRIAAFFDFIVEERDSLKSILTG, from the coding sequence TTGCGAAACCCCGCCGCAGAAGTGCATAATGGGCGAATGTTCGACTGGAACGATCTGAAATACTTTCTCGCGGTGGCGCGTCACGGCAGCACGATCGCGGCCGGCAAGGCGCTCGGCACCAGCCAGTCGACGGTGCACCGCCGCCTCGAAGAACTCGAACGCAGACTAGGGCGCGCCCTGGTGACGCGGCAGAACACCGGCTATCGCCTGACCGAATACGGCAACACGCTCTTGAAATATGCCGAGCGCATCGAGGCGGCGGTCGATGATTTCCAAAGGCGGGCAACCGACGTCGAGCAGGAACTAAAGGGCGTGATCCGCGTCACCTGTCCCGAGCCGATCGTCTATCGCATGACCCAGTCAACGCTGATCGACCGCTTCCATGCCCGTTACCCGCAGCTTCGCGTCGAGTTTATCACCAGCGACCGCTATCTTGATTTGTCGAAGGGCGAGGTGGATGTTGCGTTTCGCTCAGGCGATACCGACGACGAGCTGGTGGGCCGCAAGATCGCCGACTCGGTCTGGGCGGTGTATGCCAGCCTTGGATACATTGAGCGCCACGGCAAGCCCGAACGGACCGAGGATCTGTCGCGTCACCTTCTCGTCGGTTTCGATGAGACGCTCGCCAACCACCGCGCCGCCAAATGGCTGAAGGAAGTGGCGCCCGGCGCCCCCATGCCGGTGCGCAACAACAGCGTGCTCGGGCTGGTCTCGGCCGTGAAATCCGGCGTCGGCCTCGGTCCGCTGCCGACGGCGCTCGGCGATGCGGAGCCGGATCTGGTTCGCGTGCTCGGGCCCATTCCTGAATTGACCCGAAGCTGGCGGCTCCTGGCCCACCCCGATATCAGGCGCGTCCCGCGCATCGCGGCGTTCTTCGACTTCATCGTGGAAGAACGCGACTCGTTGAAATCGATCCTGACAGGATGA